The following proteins come from a genomic window of Panthera leo isolate Ple1 chromosome E2, P.leo_Ple1_pat1.1, whole genome shotgun sequence:
- the RUVBL2 gene encoding ruvB-like 2 isoform X1: MGFQRCGISSWNCFGHFPVAAPHTPCGCSTATTKVPEIRDVTRIERIGAHSHIRGLGLDDALEPRQASQGMVGQLAARRAAGVVLEMIREGKIAGRAVLIAGQPGTGKTAIAMGMAQALGPDTPFTAIAGSEIFSLEMSKTEALTQAFRRSIGVRIKEETEIIEGEVVEIQIDRPATGTGSKVGKLTLKTTEMETIYDLGTKMIESLTKDKVQAGDVITIDKATGKISKLGRSFTRARDYDAMGSQTKFVQCPDGELQKRKEVVHTVSLHEIDVINSRTQGFLALFSGDTGEIKSEVREQINAKVAEWREEGKAEIIPGVLFIDEVHMLDIESFSFLNRALESDMAPVLIMATNRGITRIRGTSYQSPHGIPIDLLDRLLIVSTSPYSEKDTKQILRIRCEEEDVEMSEDAYTVLTRIGLETSLRYAIQLITAASLVCRKRKGTEVQVDDIKRVYSLFLDESRSTQYMKEYQDAFLFNELKGETMDTS, from the exons ATGGGGTTCCAGAGGTGTGGGATCTCGTCATGGAATTGTTTTGGCCATTTTCCTGTTGCAGCACCTCATACTCCGTGTGGATGCTCA ACAGCCACAACCAAGGTCCCAGAGATCCGAGACGTGACGAGGATTGAACGTATCG GCGCGCACTCCCACAtccgggggctggggctggacgACGCCTTGGAGCCACGGCAG GCTTCCCAGGGCATGGTGGGGCAGCTCGCAGCCCGGCGGGCAGCTGGGGTTGTGCTGGAGATGATCCGGGAAGGGAAGATCGCCGGGCGGGCGGTCCTCATCGCTGGCCAGCCGGGCACGGGGAAGACAGCCATCGCCATGG GCATGGCACAGGCCCTGGGCCCTGACACCCCGTTCACAGCCATCGCGGGCAGCGAGATCTTCTCCCTGGAGATGAGCAAGACAGAGGCGCTGACGCAGGCCTTCCGGCGGTCTATCGGGGTTCGCATCAA GGAGGAGACCGAGATCATCGAAGGCGAGGTGGTGGAGATCCAGATCGATCGGCCCGCGACAGGGACG GGCTCTAAGGTAGGGAAGCTGACCCTTAAGACCACGGAGATGGAGACCATATACGATCTGGGCACCAAGATGATCGAGTCCCTGACCAAGGACAAGGTCCAGGCTGG ggaCGTGATCACCATCGACAAGGCCACGGGCAAGATCTCCAAGCTGGGCCGCTCCTTCACACGTGCTCGCGACTATGACGCCATGGGTTCCCAG ACCAAGTTTGTGCAGTGTCCAGACGGGGAGCTCCAGAAACGCAAGGAGGTGGTGCACACCGTGTCCCTGCATGAGATCGACGTCATCAACTCCCGCACCCAGGGCTTCCTGGCTCTCTTCTCAG GCGACACCGGGGAGATCAAGTCAGAAGTCCGAGAGCAGATCAACGCCAAGGTGGCTGAGTGGCGTGAGGAGGGCAAGGCGGAGATCATCCCTGGA GTGCTGTTCATCGACGAGGTGCACATGCTGGACATTGAGAGCTTCTCCTTCCTCAATCGGGCCCTGGAAAGTGACATGGCGCCGGTCCTCATCATGGCCACCAACCGAGGCATCACCCG gatcCGGGGTACCAGCTACCAGAGCCCCCACGGCATCCCCATCGACCTCCTGGACCGACTGCTCATCGTCTCCACCTCGCCCTACAGTGAGAAGGACACGAAACAGATCCTCCGCATCCG GTGCGAGGAGGAAGACGTAGAGATGAGTGAGGACGCCTACACGGTGCTGACCCGCATCGGGCTGGAGACGTCGCTGCGCTACGCCATCCAGCTCATCACGGCCGCCAGCCTGGTGTGCCGGAAGCGCAAG GGCACGGAAGTCCAGGTAGATGACATCAAGAGGGTCTACTCGCTCTTTCTGGACGAGTCGCGCTCTACACAGTACATGAAGGAGTACCAGGATGCCTTTCTCTTCAATGAGCTCA AAGGCGAAACCATGGACACCTCCTGA
- the RUVBL2 gene encoding ruvB-like 2 isoform X2, producing MATVTATTKVPEIRDVTRIERIGAHSHIRGLGLDDALEPRQASQGMVGQLAARRAAGVVLEMIREGKIAGRAVLIAGQPGTGKTAIAMGMAQALGPDTPFTAIAGSEIFSLEMSKTEALTQAFRRSIGVRIKEETEIIEGEVVEIQIDRPATGTGSKVGKLTLKTTEMETIYDLGTKMIESLTKDKVQAGDVITIDKATGKISKLGRSFTRARDYDAMGSQTKFVQCPDGELQKRKEVVHTVSLHEIDVINSRTQGFLALFSGDTGEIKSEVREQINAKVAEWREEGKAEIIPGVLFIDEVHMLDIESFSFLNRALESDMAPVLIMATNRGITRIRGTSYQSPHGIPIDLLDRLLIVSTSPYSEKDTKQILRIRCEEEDVEMSEDAYTVLTRIGLETSLRYAIQLITAASLVCRKRKGTEVQVDDIKRVYSLFLDESRSTQYMKEYQDAFLFNELKGETMDTS from the exons ATGGCAACCGTG ACAGCCACAACCAAGGTCCCAGAGATCCGAGACGTGACGAGGATTGAACGTATCG GCGCGCACTCCCACAtccgggggctggggctggacgACGCCTTGGAGCCACGGCAG GCTTCCCAGGGCATGGTGGGGCAGCTCGCAGCCCGGCGGGCAGCTGGGGTTGTGCTGGAGATGATCCGGGAAGGGAAGATCGCCGGGCGGGCGGTCCTCATCGCTGGCCAGCCGGGCACGGGGAAGACAGCCATCGCCATGG GCATGGCACAGGCCCTGGGCCCTGACACCCCGTTCACAGCCATCGCGGGCAGCGAGATCTTCTCCCTGGAGATGAGCAAGACAGAGGCGCTGACGCAGGCCTTCCGGCGGTCTATCGGGGTTCGCATCAA GGAGGAGACCGAGATCATCGAAGGCGAGGTGGTGGAGATCCAGATCGATCGGCCCGCGACAGGGACG GGCTCTAAGGTAGGGAAGCTGACCCTTAAGACCACGGAGATGGAGACCATATACGATCTGGGCACCAAGATGATCGAGTCCCTGACCAAGGACAAGGTCCAGGCTGG ggaCGTGATCACCATCGACAAGGCCACGGGCAAGATCTCCAAGCTGGGCCGCTCCTTCACACGTGCTCGCGACTATGACGCCATGGGTTCCCAG ACCAAGTTTGTGCAGTGTCCAGACGGGGAGCTCCAGAAACGCAAGGAGGTGGTGCACACCGTGTCCCTGCATGAGATCGACGTCATCAACTCCCGCACCCAGGGCTTCCTGGCTCTCTTCTCAG GCGACACCGGGGAGATCAAGTCAGAAGTCCGAGAGCAGATCAACGCCAAGGTGGCTGAGTGGCGTGAGGAGGGCAAGGCGGAGATCATCCCTGGA GTGCTGTTCATCGACGAGGTGCACATGCTGGACATTGAGAGCTTCTCCTTCCTCAATCGGGCCCTGGAAAGTGACATGGCGCCGGTCCTCATCATGGCCACCAACCGAGGCATCACCCG gatcCGGGGTACCAGCTACCAGAGCCCCCACGGCATCCCCATCGACCTCCTGGACCGACTGCTCATCGTCTCCACCTCGCCCTACAGTGAGAAGGACACGAAACAGATCCTCCGCATCCG GTGCGAGGAGGAAGACGTAGAGATGAGTGAGGACGCCTACACGGTGCTGACCCGCATCGGGCTGGAGACGTCGCTGCGCTACGCCATCCAGCTCATCACGGCCGCCAGCCTGGTGTGCCGGAAGCGCAAG GGCACGGAAGTCCAGGTAGATGACATCAAGAGGGTCTACTCGCTCTTTCTGGACGAGTCGCGCTCTACACAGTACATGAAGGAGTACCAGGATGCCTTTCTCTTCAATGAGCTCA AAGGCGAAACCATGGACACCTCCTGA